A window from Heteronotia binoei isolate CCM8104 ecotype False Entrance Well chromosome 15, APGP_CSIRO_Hbin_v1, whole genome shotgun sequence encodes these proteins:
- the LOC132583697 gene encoding dickkopf-related protein 3-like — protein MMENHLCLIIFFLCPSPAVHGYIWAWMYSLPNQDPSEVAAIGSGPSASRDLKAAVCSQEVPCPQGLFCDHHFGLCLSRREEGEYCRWDTHCAKGLNCMFGRCHLIVPSGQEGARCHQDKDCGPHACCARLHGEMVCKKRLHLGDGCYIPQGGIAFSLNQVCPCLEGLVCRRTSSKQQIAAEYRPEKGEWQCQKK, from the exons ATGATGGAAAATCATCTCTGCcttatcatcttcttcctctgtcCGTCACCTGCTGTGCATGGCTACATCTGGGCCTGGATGTACTCCCTACCTAATCAGGACCCCAGCGAAGTGGCAGCCATAGGCTCTGGACCATCAGCTAGCCGGGACCTTAAG GCTGCTGTGTGCAGCCAGGAGGTGCCTTGTCCCCAAGGGCTCTTctgcgaccaccattttggactCTGCCTAAGCCGCCGAGAAGAAGGGGAGTACTGCCGCTGGGACACCCACTGTGCCAAGGGTTTGAACTGCATGTTTGGCAGATGCCACCTGATTGTGCCAAGCGGGCAGGAAG GTGCCCGCTGCCACCAGGATAAAGACTGTGGTCCTCATGCATGCTGTGCCCGCCTTCATGGGGAAATGGTTTGCAAGAAACGGCTGCATTTAGGTGATGGATGCTACATCCCCCAAGGAGGTATTGCATTCAGCTTGAATCAAGTGTGTCCCTGTCTAGAAGGGCTTGTTTGCAGAAGGACCTCTTCTAAGCAACA GATAGCAGCTGAGTACCGGCCAGAGAAAGGCGAGTGGCAATGCCAGaaaaaataa